The following proteins come from a genomic window of Methanocella conradii HZ254:
- a CDS encoding glycoside hydrolase family 15 protein: protein MYGVIGNGETCAFISVFSSVDWLCLPRFDSPTFFARALDSVNGGSLMLSYEMGGAKTPLERGEQRYLEDTNLLETTNRVGADTVRAIDFMPFNKRKMWRILGISGPDSFRLVMEVDARPDYNRKKPSVDILDNGLLIHSPGQALLITSSERASVKRKSLAFEVEPPMAIPVLLAYGSTPEEARKAAGGSSYQREYLECLKFWRGYAVSALPVFELSPRLHYYYMRSLLVLKLLMYDKTGAILAAPTTSFPEIVGEDKNWDYRFCWVRDGAYSAEALALAGLFDESRKILDFLLGIAEKEGKPYPHPLVSIDGDLRGTEEEEIGSLVGFGNSRPVRIGNKAVEQKQNDLEGEVVHSIYVFYKYSRRQEYLERHFEAVKRIVEYVMGHWREKDAGIWEFRGPYMNYVHSKTMCWAALEYGGRLASSMGERRLASRWGLEAERVKVDIIKNGWSEEKKCFKRAYEDDSYDASVLAIPLMNMLPVDDPMVQMTVKSITDHLGTGGLLKRFAEEPNAFMLSSLWLAQVMVKKGRAVNALDIINRAARYASSDLGLFAEEYDMYYQRLVGNIPQSFSHEEFIKSINYLMGRG from the coding sequence ATGTATGGGGTAATTGGGAACGGCGAGACCTGCGCCTTTATAAGCGTGTTCAGCTCGGTGGACTGGCTCTGCCTGCCCAGGTTCGACTCGCCCACATTCTTCGCACGGGCGCTGGATAGCGTGAACGGCGGGTCGCTCATGCTATCGTATGAGATGGGCGGGGCGAAGACGCCGCTGGAGAGGGGAGAGCAGCGGTACCTGGAGGACACGAACCTGCTTGAGACCACGAACCGGGTGGGCGCCGATACGGTTAGGGCGATCGACTTCATGCCCTTTAACAAGCGCAAGATGTGGCGCATCCTGGGCATATCCGGGCCAGACTCGTTCAGGCTCGTCATGGAGGTGGACGCGAGGCCGGACTATAACCGTAAAAAGCCCTCGGTCGACATCCTGGACAACGGCCTGCTGATCCATTCTCCCGGCCAGGCCTTACTCATAACCTCGTCGGAGAGGGCCTCGGTAAAGCGGAAAAGCCTGGCCTTCGAGGTCGAGCCGCCCATGGCCATCCCCGTGCTGCTCGCTTACGGCTCCACGCCCGAGGAGGCAAGGAAGGCGGCAGGCGGCTCCAGCTACCAGAGGGAATACCTGGAGTGCCTAAAGTTCTGGAGAGGCTACGCTGTAAGCGCCCTACCCGTGTTCGAGCTCAGCCCCAGGCTGCACTATTATTATATGCGCTCCTTGCTCGTGCTCAAGCTGCTGATGTATGATAAGACAGGGGCCATCCTGGCGGCTCCAACCACGTCTTTCCCGGAGATAGTGGGCGAGGACAAGAACTGGGACTACAGGTTTTGCTGGGTGAGGGATGGGGCGTATAGCGCGGAGGCGCTGGCGCTGGCCGGCCTCTTCGACGAGTCCAGGAAGATACTCGACTTTTTGCTGGGCATCGCGGAGAAGGAGGGTAAGCCCTATCCGCACCCGCTGGTCTCCATTGATGGGGACCTCCGGGGCACTGAGGAGGAGGAGATCGGCTCCCTCGTGGGGTTCGGGAACAGCCGGCCCGTCCGGATTGGAAATAAAGCCGTGGAGCAGAAGCAGAACGACCTCGAGGGAGAGGTGGTCCATTCTATATATGTCTTTTATAAATATTCCCGCCGTCAGGAGTACCTGGAGAGGCATTTCGAGGCCGTTAAGCGTATCGTGGAGTACGTGATGGGCCACTGGCGGGAGAAGGACGCGGGGATATGGGAGTTCAGGGGGCCCTATATGAATTATGTCCATAGCAAGACGATGTGCTGGGCTGCGCTTGAGTACGGGGGCCGCCTGGCGTCATCGATGGGCGAGAGGCGCCTCGCCAGCAGGTGGGGGCTGGAGGCCGAAAGGGTAAAGGTCGATATCATAAAAAATGGCTGGTCTGAGGAGAAAAAGTGCTTTAAGCGTGCCTATGAGGACGACTCGTATGACGCATCGGTGCTGGCAATACCGCTCATGAACATGCTGCCCGTGGACGACCCCATGGTTCAGATGACCGTGAAGAGCATCACCGACCATCTTGGGACAGGGGGGCTGCTCAAGAGGTTTGCCGAGGAGCCAAACGCCTTCATGCTCTCCTCGCTGTGGCTCGCCCAGGTCATGGTGAAGAAGGGCAGGGCGGTAAACGCCCTGGACATCATTAATAGGGCGGCGCGCTACGCTTCCAGCGACCTGGGGCTGTTCGCAGAAGAGTACGACATGTACTACCAGCGCCTGGTGGGAAACATACCCCAGTCGTTTTCACACGAGGAATTCATAAAGTCCATCAACTACCTGATGGGCAGGGGGTGA
- the asnS gene encoding asparagine--tRNA ligase, with translation MYAKIKDVLSGRFADGEEVEIGGWVVKNRSSGKIVFTLIRDATGEMQVTTRKGNVCDEALKVADALSMECSVIVKGKVRTDPRAPGGKELLATELKLIGTSKDYPIFGREEHNPEVLLDLRHLHVRSKELVAVMKVKDAVLSACREWFRANGFYEVTPPIIISSACEGGSTLFEVKYFEDKAYLSQSAQLYLESLIFGLEKVYSITPSFRAEKSRTTRHLAEYWHIEGEMAWMGLYEMIDMLESLVCFVCNKAAEERYGEIKLIGGDPEYFKALKPPFPRITYDDAIKALQADGFSIKWGEDFGTHEERQLSTHYDKPIFVTEYPAEVKAFYMKDAGNGKVLNVDMIAPKGFGEVIGASERETDLRIIEERLRRQGEDPSKYEWYLDLRRYGSVPHSGFGMGAERLVRWICGLEHIRDAIPFPRTISRSYP, from the coding sequence ATGTACGCGAAGATAAAGGACGTACTCTCAGGCAGGTTTGCCGATGGCGAAGAGGTCGAGATCGGCGGGTGGGTCGTAAAGAACAGGTCGAGCGGAAAGATAGTCTTCACGCTCATAAGGGACGCCACGGGCGAGATGCAGGTGACGACGAGGAAGGGTAACGTGTGCGACGAGGCGTTGAAGGTCGCCGACGCCCTGTCCATGGAGTGCTCGGTCATCGTAAAGGGAAAGGTACGGACGGACCCGCGCGCGCCTGGCGGAAAAGAGCTATTGGCCACCGAGCTAAAGCTGATAGGCACCTCGAAAGATTATCCTATATTTGGCAGGGAGGAGCACAACCCGGAGGTTCTATTAGACCTGAGACACCTTCACGTTCGCAGCAAGGAGCTGGTGGCGGTCATGAAGGTCAAGGACGCGGTGCTGTCCGCGTGCAGGGAATGGTTCAGGGCGAACGGATTCTATGAGGTTACGCCGCCCATCATAATATCAAGCGCCTGCGAGGGCGGGTCTACCCTGTTCGAGGTTAAGTATTTCGAGGATAAGGCGTACCTGTCGCAGAGCGCCCAGCTATATTTGGAGTCGCTCATCTTCGGGCTGGAAAAGGTATACTCGATAACCCCGTCGTTCAGGGCGGAGAAGTCCCGTACCACCAGGCACCTCGCCGAGTACTGGCACATCGAAGGAGAGATGGCCTGGATGGGCCTGTACGAGATGATTGACATGCTGGAGAGCCTCGTGTGCTTTGTGTGCAATAAGGCGGCCGAGGAGCGCTACGGCGAGATCAAGCTCATCGGGGGCGACCCTGAGTACTTTAAGGCGTTAAAGCCCCCATTCCCCAGGATAACATATGATGATGCCATAAAGGCCTTGCAGGCCGATGGCTTTAGCATAAAGTGGGGCGAGGACTTCGGCACCCACGAGGAGAGGCAGCTTTCCACGCACTATGATAAGCCCATATTCGTCACGGAGTACCCGGCCGAGGTAAAAGCCTTCTACATGAAGGACGCCGGTAACGGAAAAGTGCTTAACGTCGACATGATCGCCCCGAAGGGGTTCGGCGAGGTTATCGGGGCCAGCGAGAGGGAGACCGACTTAAGGATAATAGAGGAGCGGCTCAGGAGGCAGGGCGAGGACCCCTCTAAGTATGAGTGGTATCTCGACTTGAGGCGCTATGGCTCGGTGCCTCACTCCGGTTTCGGCATGGGAGCCGAGCGGCTTGTCCGCTGGATCTGTGGCCTCGAGCACATCCGCGATGCCATACCTTTCCCGCGCACCATCAGCCGCTCCTACCCATAA
- a CDS encoding glycosyltransferase family 4 protein, with translation MKVCFVSQSFYPYIGGVTRYLLSLGKKLISRGDEVVAVHLRTPDMPDYEVIDGVKVYRMSDLEGMQESIDGYFRFKELIIDVTHGRKAASLDDRFSLGYPEFLGFNLSMYEKVRQVYEAEKFELPHVHDFQVMPLAFLIRGDVDVPAIFTWHIPFTEATPPEWREFLVRYMRYYDRVVFSTDEYMRTAIASGMDPEKVARINPFIDTDEYAFHGENDFRAKYGIPDGDSLVLCVSRIDPRKGQEYLIMAMAEVIKKHPDTSCVFIGNGSLTKKFIGRANRLEELEAMVEEYGLAGKVKFLGKVSQEGLLKAYDACDMLVQPSINEGFGLVISEAMCFGKPVIGSNVGGIPEQIVDGMNGLLFRPTDHMELASCIIALIESPELRMQMGENGKKIVCERFCVDRGFREHCEIYDTIYLQNRLKGHAGTGQSLLTG, from the coding sequence ATGAAAGTTTGTTTCGTCTCCCAATCCTTTTACCCATACATTGGCGGCGTTACGCGATATTTACTATCGCTTGGCAAAAAGCTAATCTCGAGAGGGGACGAGGTGGTTGCGGTCCACCTGAGGACGCCGGACATGCCCGACTACGAGGTCATCGACGGGGTCAAAGTGTACCGAATGTCCGATCTAGAGGGCATGCAGGAGTCCATAGATGGGTACTTCAGGTTCAAGGAGCTCATCATAGACGTCACCCACGGAAGGAAGGCTGCCTCACTCGACGACAGGTTCAGCCTGGGCTACCCCGAGTTCCTGGGGTTCAACCTGAGCATGTACGAGAAGGTGCGGCAGGTATACGAGGCGGAAAAGTTCGAACTCCCGCACGTCCACGACTTCCAGGTGATGCCCCTGGCCTTCCTCATACGGGGCGACGTGGACGTTCCTGCTATATTCACCTGGCACATACCGTTCACCGAGGCGACTCCGCCGGAGTGGAGGGAGTTCCTGGTCAGGTATATGCGCTACTATGACAGGGTGGTGTTTTCTACGGACGAGTACATGCGCACGGCCATCGCCAGCGGCATGGACCCCGAGAAGGTGGCCAGGATAAACCCGTTCATCGATACTGACGAGTACGCCTTTCATGGGGAGAACGACTTCAGGGCGAAGTATGGCATCCCTGACGGCGATAGCCTGGTGTTGTGCGTTTCGAGGATTGACCCCAGGAAGGGGCAGGAATACCTCATAATGGCGATGGCGGAAGTGATCAAGAAGCACCCGGACACGTCGTGCGTATTCATAGGCAATGGCTCGCTGACGAAAAAGTTCATCGGCCGCGCCAACCGTCTCGAGGAATTAGAGGCGATGGTAGAGGAATATGGGCTTGCCGGCAAGGTAAAATTCTTGGGCAAGGTGAGCCAGGAGGGCCTCTTAAAGGCTTATGATGCCTGCGACATGCTGGTACAGCCCTCCATCAACGAGGGCTTCGGCTTGGTGATTTCAGAGGCGATGTGCTTCGGCAAGCCCGTGATCGGCTCCAACGTGGGCGGCATCCCCGAGCAGATAGTGGATGGCATGAACGGGTTGCTGTTCAGGCCTACCGACCACATGGAGCTTGCTAGTTGCATCATCGCCCTCATCGAGAGCCCCGAGCTTAGAATGCAGATGGGAGAGAATGGCAAGAAGATAGTCTGCGAGCGCTTCTGCGTTGACAGGGGCTTCCGCGAGCACTGCGAGATATATGACACCATATACCTTCAGAATAGGCTGAAGGGCCACGCGGGCACGGGACAGTCGCTGCTCACCGGCTAG